One Deinococcus planocerae DNA window includes the following coding sequences:
- a CDS encoding M3 family metallopeptidase produces MTTLQGAPVQSDNPLLNVGFRIPFDRIRPEHAEPAVDALLAATRERLETLAGAGERDYANFMADLDTLTEGLDTVRVIVSHLDSVVSSPEWQAAKRAILPKVTEFYTGLSLHPGLWAALKGFAETEAARSLDPVRARHLRLTIDDFRREGADLPEEGKARLLEVNTRLAQVTNDFSKNVLESTAAWERYVDGSRLAGVPERVKEATRRDAEAHGKEGHRLTLHQPVAEPILTYADDRELRREVWLAQNSVGTQEGRDNRPLVLDILKLRREQARLLGFRDFADYVLEDRMAGGGERALTFERDLEQRVRPFFERENAELEAFYREQAGGDAPPLEAWDVGHWAEKQRQAKYDLDEEALRPYFELDRVLAGLFEIVSRVFGITVRQSDAPGWHPEVRYYDILDEGGTHVASFYTDWFPRDTKRSGAWMNGFVTGGPREHGVAPHLGLMCGNMTPPSGDTPALLSLREVETVFHEFGHLLHHALSRVPVRSLSGTRVAWDFVELPSQIMENWVTEREALDLFARHHRTGERLPDDLFERLIAARNYRAATATMRQLSFGTVDLVLHVEFDPEAPGADPIRVAREVMGRFYPYRFPEGYARIAQFTHLFSNPVGYGAGYYSYKWAEVLDADAFSRFATEGVFNRETGRAYVDAILSRGNSADAADLYREFMGRDPDAEALLRRSGLVEA; encoded by the coding sequence ATGACCACCCTCCAAGGCGCGCCCGTCCAGAGCGACAATCCGCTCCTGAACGTCGGCTTCCGCATCCCCTTCGACCGCATCCGGCCCGAGCACGCCGAGCCCGCCGTGGACGCTCTGCTCGCGGCGACCCGGGAACGGCTGGAGACGCTCGCGGGGGCGGGGGAGCGCGACTACGCCAACTTCATGGCCGACCTCGACACGCTCACCGAGGGGCTCGACACCGTGCGGGTGATCGTCTCGCACCTCGACAGCGTGGTGAGCAGCCCCGAGTGGCAGGCGGCCAAGCGCGCGATCCTGCCCAAGGTGACCGAGTTCTACACCGGGCTCAGCCTCCACCCGGGGCTGTGGGCGGCCCTCAAGGGCTTCGCGGAGACGGAGGCGGCCCGCTCGCTCGACCCTGTGCGCGCCCGGCACCTGAGGCTCACCATCGACGACTTCCGCCGCGAGGGCGCCGACCTCCCCGAGGAGGGGAAGGCGCGGCTGCTGGAGGTGAACACCCGGCTCGCGCAGGTCACGAACGACTTTTCCAAGAACGTCCTCGAATCGACCGCCGCCTGGGAGCGGTACGTGGACGGGTCGCGGCTGGCGGGTGTGCCCGAGCGCGTGAAGGAGGCCACCCGCCGCGACGCCGAGGCGCACGGCAAGGAAGGCCACCGCCTCACCCTGCACCAGCCCGTCGCCGAGCCCATCCTGACCTACGCCGACGACCGCGAACTGCGCCGCGAGGTGTGGCTCGCCCAGAACTCGGTGGGCACGCAGGAGGGCCGAGACAACCGGCCCCTGGTCCTCGACATCCTGAAGCTCCGCCGCGAGCAGGCCCGCCTCCTGGGCTTCCGCGACTTCGCCGACTACGTGCTCGAAGACCGCATGGCGGGCGGCGGCGAGCGGGCGCTGACCTTCGAGCGCGACCTGGAACAGCGCGTCCGCCCCTTCTTCGAGCGCGAGAACGCCGAGCTGGAAGCCTTCTACCGCGAGCAGGCGGGAGGCGACGCGCCCCCCCTCGAAGCCTGGGACGTGGGCCACTGGGCGGAGAAGCAGCGGCAGGCGAAGTACGACCTCGACGAGGAGGCCCTCAGGCCCTACTTCGAGCTGGACCGGGTGCTCGCGGGCCTGTTCGAGATCGTCAGCCGCGTCTTCGGGATCACGGTGCGCCAGAGCGACGCTCCCGGCTGGCACCCCGAGGTGCGGTACTACGACATCCTCGACGAGGGGGGGACGCACGTCGCCTCCTTCTACACCGACTGGTTCCCGCGGGACACCAAACGCAGCGGCGCGTGGATGAACGGCTTCGTGACGGGCGGGCCCAGAGAGCACGGGGTGGCGCCCCACCTCGGCCTGATGTGCGGCAACATGACGCCCCCCAGCGGCGACACGCCCGCCCTGCTCTCCCTGCGCGAGGTGGAGACGGTCTTCCACGAGTTCGGCCACCTGCTCCACCACGCCCTCTCGCGGGTGCCCGTGCGGAGCCTCAGCGGCACGCGCGTCGCCTGGGATTTCGTGGAGCTGCCCTCGCAGATCATGGAGAACTGGGTGACCGAGCGGGAGGCGCTCGACCTCTTCGCGCGGCACCACCGGACAGGGGAGCGGCTGCCGGACGACCTCTTTGAACGATTGATCGCCGCCCGCAACTACCGCGCCGCGACCGCCACGATGCGTCAGCTCTCCTTCGGGACGGTGGACCTCGTGCTGCACGTCGAGTTCGATCCCGAGGCGCCCGGCGCCGACCCCATCCGGGTCGCCCGCGAGGTGATGGGCCGCTTCTACCCCTACCGCTTCCCGGAGGGCTACGCGCGGATCGCGCAGTTCACCCACCTGTTCTCCAACCCGGTGGGCTACGGGGCCGGGTACTACTCCTACAAGTGGGCGGAGGTCCTCGACGCCGACGCCTTCTCCCGCTTCGCCACGGAGGGCGTCTTCAACCGGGAGACGGGCCGCGCGTATGTCGACGCCATCCTCAGCCGTGGCAACAGCGCCGACGCCGCCGACCTCTACCGCGAGTTCATGGGCCGCGACCCCGACGCCGAGGCCCTTCTGAGGCGCAGCGGGCTCGTGGAGGCTTAA
- a CDS encoding heparan-alpha-glucosaminide N-acetyltransferase domain-containing protein, producing the protein MTGVPATAPPPSTLVADAPVAARRTGRLTALDAWRGLTVLLMLLVNNVALGGRTPAQLIHAPFGGLTLTDLVFPWFLFCAGAALPFSLAAMSRAGVTGWARVRRLLGRAVLLYLVGAFVTSVTLGAFYLGLGVLQLIALATFCGALLGGLRGRWQAVIAAGLLVGYGAFLAYTPHAAGIGVISEAANPVQAVNDTLLTPLGLRGLVSVIPTTALVLLGSLAARPLQARDQKAPLRLLVLGGVLTALGYGWALSGHLPFAKAIWTPPYILASAGLATLGILAFYLLADAGRFSQGQRLLAPLTIPGRNALAGYVLPILLKVWVLQGLTVTWAGKAQPMGAALLSLARTHLGALAGGWTYTLGYVLAAWLGLAWMARRGLIWKL; encoded by the coding sequence ATGACAGGCGTTCCCGCGACCGCCCCCCCACCCTCCACCCTCGTCGCGGACGCCCCCGTCGCCGCCCGGCGCACGGGGCGGCTGACCGCCCTGGATGCCTGGCGGGGCCTCACCGTCCTCCTCATGCTGCTCGTCAACAACGTGGCGCTGGGGGGGCGCACGCCCGCGCAGCTCATCCACGCGCCCTTCGGCGGACTCACCCTGACCGACCTCGTGTTCCCGTGGTTCCTCTTCTGCGCGGGGGCGGCGCTCCCCTTCTCGCTCGCGGCGATGAGCCGGGCCGGGGTGACGGGGTGGGCGCGGGTGCGGCGGCTGCTGGGGCGCGCGGTGCTCCTCTACCTCGTGGGCGCCTTCGTCACCAGCGTGACGCTGGGGGCCTTCTACCTCGGGCTGGGCGTGCTGCAACTCATCGCGCTCGCCACGTTCTGCGGGGCGCTGCTGGGGGGCCTGCGCGGGCGCTGGCAGGCGGTCATCGCCGCCGGGCTGCTCGTCGGCTACGGCGCCTTCCTGGCCTACACGCCCCACGCGGCGGGCATCGGCGTGATCTCCGAGGCGGCCAACCCGGTGCAAGCCGTGAACGACACATTGCTCACGCCGCTGGGCCTGCGCGGGCTGGTGTCCGTCATCCCCACGACTGCGCTCGTGCTGCTGGGGAGCCTCGCCGCCCGGCCCCTCCAGGCCCGTGACCAGAAGGCACCGCTGCGGCTGCTCGTCCTGGGCGGGGTGCTCACCGCCCTGGGGTACGGCTGGGCGCTGAGCGGACACCTGCCCTTCGCCAAGGCGATCTGGACGCCGCCCTACATCCTCGCGAGCGCGGGGCTCGCCACCCTGGGCATCCTCGCCTTCTATCTCCTCGCCGACGCGGGGCGCTTCTCCCAGGGTCAGCGTCTGCTCGCGCCGCTGACCATCCCGGGCCGCAACGCCCTCGCCGGGTACGTCCTGCCCATCCTGCTCAAAGTGTGGGTGCTCCAGGGCCTCACCGTGACCTGGGCGGGCAAGGCGCAGCCCATGGGCGCGGCCCTCCTCAGCCTCGCGCGCACCCACCTCGGGGCGCTGGCGGGGGGCTGGACCTACACCCTCGGGTACGTGCTCGCCGCGTGGCTGGGGCTGGCGTGGATGGCGCGGCGGGGCCTGATCTGGAAGCTGTGA
- a CDS encoding polysaccharide deacetylase family protein yields the protein MCLRPLAPLSALLLAVPLVCASNAQTPGSRPVHAQAAPTVPGEVQPVAPGVRPAPGVPTLTLSPPVPGVERVEYLGNGYIEVAHAVLTLTPEQRAGARLLMGTVARRVLAARPGLAEVDLSVYDKATYGGFGGPPPLLTASVPRARLGDFEGWVNGQGGYERAWVGPGTLPTFRAPDRVRETTQPLTPAAGASQAAQNRADLGVTTARVLGGVQGGLLFKGRRDAGRVAALTFDDAPHPLYEPLLLDLLRRTGARATFFVIGRNAQAYPYFVRDMVAGGHEVGNHTYHHVRLPPLSPGDAAEELRLASQTITSITGLPVRYFRPPGGDYTQETLSAARSQGLVTVFWTDDPGDFANPGDAVLESRLRRNLRPGGIVLLHDNAPEMLGVLRPFLRLAGREGVVLTTVGGLPK from the coding sequence GTGTGCTTGCGTCCCCTCGCCCCGCTGTCCGCCCTGCTGCTCGCCGTCCCGCTCGTCTGCGCCTCGAACGCGCAGACGCCGGGTTCCCGGCCCGTCCACGCCCAGGCGGCCCCGACGGTGCCCGGCGAGGTCCAGCCCGTCGCGCCCGGTGTCCGGCCCGCGCCGGGCGTGCCCACCCTGACCCTGAGTCCGCCCGTGCCGGGGGTCGAGCGGGTGGAGTACCTCGGCAACGGCTACATCGAGGTCGCGCACGCCGTCCTGACCCTCACGCCGGAGCAGAGGGCGGGGGCGCGGCTCCTGATGGGCACCGTGGCCCGCCGGGTCCTCGCCGCCCGGCCCGGGCTCGCGGAGGTGGACCTCAGCGTGTACGACAAGGCGACCTACGGGGGCTTCGGCGGGCCGCCCCCGCTGCTGACGGCCTCGGTGCCCCGGGCGCGGCTGGGCGACTTCGAGGGCTGGGTGAACGGGCAGGGCGGGTACGAGCGCGCGTGGGTGGGTCCCGGCACCCTCCCCACCTTCCGGGCCCCCGACCGCGTGCGCGAGACCACCCAGCCCCTCACCCCCGCGGCGGGCGCGAGCCAGGCGGCGCAGAACCGGGCGGACCTGGGGGTGACGACGGCGCGTGTCCTCGGCGGGGTGCAAGGCGGGCTGCTGTTCAAGGGCAGGCGGGACGCCGGACGCGTCGCGGCGCTGACCTTCGACGACGCGCCGCACCCCCTGTACGAGCCGCTGCTCCTCGACCTGCTGCGGCGCACGGGGGCCCGGGCCACCTTCTTCGTGATCGGGCGCAACGCCCAGGCCTACCCCTACTTCGTCCGCGACATGGTGGCCGGGGGGCACGAGGTCGGCAACCACACCTACCACCACGTCCGGCTGCCGCCCCTGAGCCCCGGGGACGCCGCCGAGGAGCTGCGCCTCGCCAGCCAGACCATCACGTCCATCACCGGCCTGCCCGTCCGCTATTTCCGCCCGCCGGGGGGCGACTACACCCAGGAGACCCTGAGCGCCGCGCGCAGCCAGGGCCTCGTCACCGTCTTCTGGACCGACGACCCCGGCGACTTCGCCAACCCCGGGGACGCGGTGCTCGAATCCCGGCTGCGGCGCAACCTCCGCCCCGGCGGCATCGTCCTCCTGCACGACAACGCCCCCGAGATGCTGGGCGTCCTGCGCCCCTTCCTGCGTCTCGCTGGCCGCGAGGGCGTGGTGCTCACGACGGTGGGCGGCTTGCCGAAGTAG
- a CDS encoding 3-hydroxybutyrate dehydrogenase, which translates to MTSPETRAALVTGGTSGIGLAIARRLQRDGLRVAVLDLDRPQARGVASQHGLTFIPGDLTRRADCLQAVEQGVASLGGLDVLVNNAGFQHIAPIAEFPEDTWDAMLHVMLTAPFLLSRYAWAYLTRSGQGRIINVASIHGHVASPYKSAYISAKHGLVGLTRTAALEAGDQGLTVNAICPAYVRTPLVENQIRDQARTRGMSEAEVEGKVLLEAAAIKRLLDPEDVAALASYVASPAAWGMTGAVLDLDLGWTAR; encoded by the coding sequence ATGACTTCTCCTGAAACCCGCGCCGCCCTCGTCACGGGCGGCACGAGCGGCATCGGCCTCGCCATCGCGCGGCGGCTGCAACGTGACGGCCTGCGGGTCGCCGTGCTCGACCTCGACCGGCCCCAGGCGCGCGGGGTCGCTTCTCAGCACGGACTGACCTTCATCCCCGGCGACCTGACCCGCCGCGCCGATTGTCTTCAGGCGGTCGAGCAGGGGGTCGCCTCTCTCGGCGGGCTCGACGTGCTCGTGAACAACGCGGGGTTTCAGCATATCGCGCCCATCGCGGAGTTCCCGGAAGACACCTGGGACGCCATGCTGCACGTGATGCTCACCGCCCCCTTCCTGCTCAGCAGGTACGCCTGGGCCTACCTGACCCGCTCGGGGCAGGGCCGGATCATCAACGTGGCGAGCATCCACGGGCACGTCGCCAGCCCCTACAAGAGCGCCTACATCAGCGCCAAGCACGGCCTTGTCGGCCTGACGCGCACGGCGGCGCTGGAGGCGGGGGACCAGGGCCTGACCGTCAACGCGATCTGCCCCGCCTACGTCCGCACACCCCTCGTGGAAAACCAGATCAGAGACCAGGCCCGCACCCGCGGCATGAGCGAGGCGGAGGTCGAGGGCAAGGTCCTGCTGGAGGCCGCCGCCATCAAGCGCCTCCTTGACCCGGAGGACGTGGCCGCGCTTGCGAGCTACGTCGCCAGCCCCGCCGCCTGGGGCATGACGGGCGCGGTGCTCGACCTCGACCTGGGGTGGACGGCGCGCTAG
- a CDS encoding BTAD domain-containing putative transcriptional regulator, translating into MTTDWREHASSRRARPPQVRGAVARPRLLALLGASRVVAVVAPAGYGKTTALAAGLPDLGRAAWLTLDADDADPQVLASGLAVAVAGLPGGEGPGTLLDAGAAPGRVAARVADVLDQSGALLVLDEAQYLAGGLTEGMLREVLGGRVALLSRTPLGGPDLTRLELGGDLTRVSAPDLAFTPAELAELFASQGVRATGAEVRLAHAVTEGWPIAARFLAQAAAQGRVPLAALADLDGGEAQLGTLFAYLAQEVLGPLDPSLRALLTRGSVFEELTPELLADVLGETQAGTLLGALASGGTFLTRTGDTFRAHPLLRAHLRGLLAPGEAQSVAARGAAYFERTERPRRALAAHLAAVNTARAAELLAEHGGRWLDGGRVTLVERSLARVPPAAWTPELHALSGDALRLSSRYAEALAAYGRAGPLARSLGEAQVALDTVQPDLAWGPLETAADLAGGAEAARVERMRAENHLNAGDPARALALHPGLAGGARYALRSGRLGDALELALHAARGETGGARAAQNHREGLLLASFLHAVLGEPEEAARRAREGLAEGERLESRFVRSLALARLGHAEVTAGREGEARAAYEGALDLAQDVVPRLQVEPRLGLAYLEAWAGHPAPAAEQEAQALAHAGGDRYVGGLTRLTAALGRLHGGDAAGALPGLKAAHAVFTACGDTFGTGAAALALYAATGGAGDAPGAARAVTAFPFLLARRSLLSPAPGRAARAALLARLAAHVPEAGAGLLPVAHALGYGHLPRPEEVPGVEVRVQVLGRVAVTRGGGAAREWGRARARDLLALLAVHEGGLAREAAQEALFPGAEPQVGERNFRVTLHALGQVLEEGVASGTLLERGEWLRLRGGPDLSVDLWEARAHLDASPGAPGRAQALLALPGRVADSDLEGVQAEAERYAARLPEALAAEADHALRAGQPDLAARLAERALTLDPAHEPAARALMRAWHARAHPAAAARVYHALRAALAELGLTPLPETEGLYRALTGGMRDEA; encoded by the coding sequence GTGACGACCGACTGGCGCGAGCACGCCTCCTCGCGGCGGGCGCGGCCTCCGCAGGTGCGGGGGGCGGTGGCGCGGCCCCGGCTGCTCGCCCTGCTGGGGGCCTCGCGGGTGGTCGCGGTGGTGGCCCCGGCGGGGTACGGCAAGACGACGGCCCTCGCCGCCGGGCTGCCGGACCTCGGGCGGGCGGCGTGGCTGACCCTCGACGCGGACGACGCCGACCCGCAGGTCCTCGCCTCAGGGCTGGCGGTCGCGGTGGCGGGGCTGCCGGGGGGCGAGGGACCGGGGACGCTGCTCGACGCGGGCGCGGCCCCGGGGCGGGTGGCGGCGCGGGTGGCGGACGTGCTCGACCAGTCGGGCGCCCTGCTCGTGCTCGACGAGGCCCAGTACCTCGCCGGGGGGCTCACCGAGGGGATGCTGCGCGAGGTGCTGGGCGGGAGGGTGGCCCTGCTCTCCCGCACGCCGCTCGGAGGCCCCGACCTCACCCGGCTGGAGCTGGGCGGTGACCTCACACGCGTCTCGGCCCCCGACCTGGCGTTCACCCCTGCCGAGCTCGCCGAGCTGTTCGCCTCTCAGGGCGTGCGGGCCACGGGCGCCGAGGTGCGGCTCGCGCACGCGGTCACGGAGGGGTGGCCCATCGCGGCGCGGTTTCTGGCGCAGGCGGCGGCGCAGGGGCGGGTGCCCCTCGCGGCGCTCGCCGACCTCGACGGGGGGGAGGCGCAGCTCGGCACCCTCTTTGCCTACCTCGCGCAGGAGGTGCTGGGGCCGCTCGACCCCAGCCTGCGGGCGCTGCTCACGCGCGGGAGCGTCTTCGAGGAACTCACGCCAGAGCTCCTCGCGGACGTGCTGGGGGAGACGCAGGCGGGCACCCTGCTGGGGGCGTTGGCGAGCGGCGGCACCTTCCTGACCCGGACGGGGGACACCTTCCGCGCCCACCCCCTGCTGCGGGCGCACCTGCGCGGCCTGCTCGCCCCCGGCGAGGCGCAGAGCGTCGCGGCGCGCGGCGCAGCCTACTTCGAGCGGACGGAACGGCCCCGGCGGGCTCTGGCCGCGCACCTCGCGGCGGTGAACACGGCCCGGGCCGCCGAACTCCTCGCCGAGCACGGGGGCCGCTGGCTCGACGGGGGCCGGGTCACCCTGGTCGAGCGCAGCCTCGCGCGGGTGCCGCCCGCCGCGTGGACGCCGGAGCTGCACGCCCTCTCGGGGGACGCCCTGCGGCTCTCCTCACGGTACGCCGAGGCGCTGGCGGCCTACGGGCGGGCGGGGCCCCTGGCACGCTCACTCGGGGAGGCGCAGGTGGCCCTCGACACCGTGCAGCCGGACCTCGCGTGGGGGCCGCTGGAGACGGCGGCGGACCTCGCGGGCGGGGCGGAGGCGGCGCGGGTGGAGCGGATGCGGGCGGAGAACCACCTCAACGCGGGGGACCCGGCGCGGGCGCTGGCGCTGCACCCGGGGCTGGCGGGCGGCGCACGGTACGCCCTGCGCTCGGGGCGGCTGGGGGACGCGCTGGAACTCGCCCTGCACGCGGCCCGGGGGGAGACGGGGGGCGCGCGGGCGGCGCAAAACCACCGCGAGGGCCTGCTCCTCGCCAGCTTCCTGCACGCGGTCCTCGGCGAGCCGGAGGAGGCCGCCCGCCGTGCCCGCGAGGGGCTGGCCGAGGGAGAAAGGCTGGAGAGCCGCTTCGTGCGTTCGCTCGCCCTGGCGCGGCTGGGGCACGCCGAAGTGACCGCCGGACGCGAGGGGGAGGCGCGGGCCGCCTACGAGGGGGCGCTCGACCTCGCGCAGGACGTGGTGCCGCGCCTCCAGGTCGAGCCGCGCCTGGGGCTGGCCTACCTGGAGGCGTGGGCCGGTCACCCCGCCCCCGCCGCCGAGCAGGAGGCCCAGGCCCTCGCCCACGCGGGCGGCGACCGCTACGTGGGGGGCCTGACCCGGCTCACGGCGGCGCTCGGGCGGCTGCACGGGGGAGACGCGGCGGGGGCGCTGCCGGGATTGAAAGCGGCGCACGCGGTCTTCACCGCCTGCGGGGACACCTTCGGGACGGGGGCGGCGGCCCTCGCGCTGTACGCCGCGACGGGGGGGGCGGGGGACGCCCCCGGGGCGGCGCGGGCCGTGACCGCCTTTCCCTTCCTGCTCGCCCGGCGCTCGCTGCTCTCCCCCGCCCCGGGGCGGGCGGCCCGCGCCGCGCTCCTCGCCCGGCTCGCCGCCCACGTGCCGGAGGCCGGGGCCGGGCTGCTTCCCGTCGCACACGCCCTGGGGTACGGGCACCTGCCCCGCCCGGAGGAGGTGCCCGGGGTGGAGGTGCGGGTGCAGGTGCTCGGGCGGGTGGCGGTCACGCGCGGGGGCGGGGCGGCGCGCGAGTGGGGCCGCGCCCGCGCCCGCGACCTGCTCGCGCTGCTCGCCGTTCACGAGGGCGGGCTGGCGCGCGAGGCGGCGCAGGAGGCCCTCTTCCCCGGCGCCGAGCCCCAGGTGGGCGAGCGCAACTTCCGGGTCACCCTGCACGCGCTGGGGCAGGTGCTCGAAGAGGGAGTGGCGAGCGGCACCCTCCTGGAGCGCGGCGAGTGGCTGCGGCTGCGGGGCGGGCCCGACCTGAGCGTGGACCTGTGGGAGGCCCGCGCGCACCTGGACGCCTCCCCCGGCGCCCCGGGCCGCGCGCAGGCCCTGCTCGCCCTGCCGGGGAGGGTGGCCGACAGCGACCTGGAGGGCGTGCAGGCCGAGGCCGAACGCTACGCCGCCCGGCTTCCCGAGGCCCTGGCGGCGGAGGCGGATCACGCCCTGCGCGCGGGTCAGCCCGACCTCGCCGCCCGGCTGGCGGAGCGGGCGCTGACCCTCGACCCTGCCCACGAGCCCGCCGCCCGCGCCCTGATGCGCGCCTGGCACGCCCGCGCCCACCCCGCCGCCGCCGCCCGCGTCTACCACGCCCTGCGCGCCGCCCTCGCAGAGCTGGGCCTCACGCCCCTGCCCGAGACGGAGGGGCTGTACCGGGCGCTGACGGGAGGGATGAGGGACGAGGCGTGA
- a CDS encoding chromate transporter: MTGDPVDLWELLLAFARLGLISFGGTNVAEIERALVLQHGWIDARTLANGFALGQLMPGPNMLAVTHYGYAAAGLPGALAATLGFYGPTALLSAGAVLVWQRHSAQPWVVAFRNALLPFGGGVILAGALVLARTSVTSWPAALLAALAFGLLWRTRVNSALVVLGAAAVGAWLGL; this comes from the coding sequence ATGACGGGCGATCCGGTCGACCTCTGGGAGTTGCTGCTCGCCTTCGCCCGGCTGGGGCTGATCAGCTTCGGGGGCACGAACGTGGCGGAGATCGAGCGGGCCCTCGTGCTCCAGCACGGCTGGATCGACGCGCGGACGCTGGCGAACGGGTTTGCGCTGGGTCAGCTCATGCCGGGGCCGAATATGCTCGCCGTGACGCACTACGGGTACGCCGCCGCCGGGTTGCCGGGCGCCCTGGCCGCCACCCTGGGCTTCTACGGCCCGACCGCGCTGCTGAGCGCCGGGGCGGTCCTGGTGTGGCAGCGGCACAGCGCGCAGCCGTGGGTGGTCGCCTTCCGGAATGCCCTGCTGCCCTTCGGAGGCGGGGTGATTCTGGCCGGGGCACTGGTGCTGGCGCGTACCTCCGTGACCTCGTGGCCCGCCGCGCTGCTCGCGGCCCTCGCCTTCGGGCTGCTGTGGCGCACGCGGGTGAACAGCGCCCTGGTCGTGCTGGGGGCGGCGGCGGTGGGGGCGTGGCTGGGGTTGTAG
- a CDS encoding chromate transporter, translating into MTRAHPAAPEDDPPTTPALSPTPLALARMFVGVALAGIGGGLPAHTRRALTSRGWMTDENFAETFTLAQLTPGPNAVNLAAMVGARLGGRTGAVASTLGVLTPGLIAMLAVSALTLGRPGGLPPALESALHGAACAALAVLLTAALPVVRVGWGVRGGPAVTVLAFLALGVWRLDLLPVLLVLVGAGLLIHRPRGGGRP; encoded by the coding sequence ATGACCCGCGCCCACCCCGCCGCGCCGGAGGACGACCCGCCCACCACACCCGCCCTCTCCCCCACCCCGCTCGCCCTCGCCCGGATGTTCGTGGGCGTGGCGCTCGCGGGGATCGGCGGGGGCCTGCCCGCCCACACGCGCCGGGCCCTCACGTCGCGCGGGTGGATGACGGACGAGAATTTTGCGGAGACCTTCACCCTCGCGCAGCTCACGCCGGGGCCGAACGCGGTGAACCTCGCGGCGATGGTGGGGGCGCGTCTGGGCGGGCGGACGGGAGCGGTGGCCTCGACGCTGGGCGTGCTCACACCCGGCCTGATCGCCATGCTCGCGGTGAGCGCGCTGACGCTGGGGCGGCCCGGGGGCCTGCCGCCCGCCTTGGAGAGTGCGCTGCACGGGGCGGCGTGCGCGGCGCTCGCGGTGCTGCTCACGGCGGCGCTGCCCGTCGTGCGGGTGGGGTGGGGGGTGCGGGGCGGCCCGGCGGTGACGGTGCTCGCCTTCCTGGCGCTGGGGGTGTGGCGGCTCGACCTCCTGCCCGTGCTGCTCGTGCTCGTGGGGGCGGGGCTGCTGATCCACCGGCCCCGGGGAGGCGGGCGGCCATGA
- a CDS encoding spermidine synthase, protein MIPWKPLGRAPIPGTGQSLCLYRRGELPEFSIQISGYVSELMNSRQHASEDALAHLACAAIAGRAQPHVLVGGLGMGFTLAAALGTLGPAGVVTVAELVPEVVEWNKGPLGECAGYPLNDPRTRVHLGDVAELLRRGQAAYDAVLLDVDNGPEGMTHHGNDWLYSPQGLAAARRTLRPGGVLAVWSATPEPRFTTRLNRAGFRAEVHTVRARPGKGAHHTIWLAHAGTERSRAADGAGGRPAGARTRNA, encoded by the coding sequence GTGATCCCCTGGAAGCCCCTGGGCCGCGCGCCCATCCCCGGCACCGGGCAGTCGCTGTGTCTGTACCGCCGGGGCGAGTTGCCGGAGTTTTCCATCCAGATTTCCGGGTACGTCAGCGAACTGATGAACAGCCGCCAGCACGCCTCGGAGGACGCGCTGGCCCACCTCGCCTGCGCGGCCATCGCGGGGCGGGCGCAGCCGCACGTGCTGGTGGGCGGCCTGGGCATGGGCTTCACGCTGGCCGCCGCCCTGGGGACGCTGGGCCCGGCGGGGGTGGTCACGGTCGCCGAACTCGTGCCGGAGGTCGTGGAGTGGAACAAAGGACCGCTGGGCGAGTGCGCGGGCTACCCGCTGAACGACCCGCGCACCCGCGTCCACCTCGGCGACGTGGCCGAGCTGCTGCGGCGGGGGCAGGCCGCCTACGACGCCGTGCTGCTCGACGTGGACAACGGCCCCGAGGGGATGACCCACCACGGCAACGACTGGCTGTACTCGCCGCAGGGGCTGGCCGCCGCGCGGCGCACGCTGCGGCCCGGCGGCGTGCTGGCGGTCTGGTCGGCGACGCCGGAGCCGCGCTTCACCACCCGCCTGAACCGGGCGGGCTTCCGGGCCGAGGTCCACACCGTCCGCGCCCGCCCCGGCAAGGGCGCCCACCACACCATCTGGCTGGCGCACGCGGGGACGGAACGGAGCCGCGCGGCGGACGGGGCGGGGGGCCGCCCGGCTGGAGCCCGGACCAGGAACGCCTGA